In Comamonas koreensis, the genomic stretch GTCATCGGCGCGGCGGCGCGCGTTTTCAACTTCTGCCTTGGCGCGCAGGTACTGGTCGGCGAGCTCGGCATTCTTGGCCTTCAACTCCGCCAGCTCTGCTTCCAGTTGCGACTGGTTGGCAGCGGCAGCGGCTTCCAGCTCTTCGGCGGACATGGGGTTTTGGCCTTCGGGGTGGAGGTTGTCTGACATGGTGCTGTTCGTATTTCGTTAACAAAAAGGACTCTTGTCGCCGCACCTGGGGGCATTTCCTTGCTTTTCAAGGGGCTTATTTGGCATTTCCGCTTGGGAAGATGCACGCCGAGGCGTCTGCAGCGGCCCGTGTTTATAAACCATGTTTGACGGTTTTTGAATTGGTTTGTATAATCGTTGGTTTCCCTTGCCACACCGCGCTGTATTTGCAATCAAGTGCACTAGCGGGTGGCGCAATCCACAAGGAGTTTGCATGCGTCACTATGAGATCGTGCTGCTGATCCACCCCGATCAGAGCGAACAAGTTCCAGCTATGCTGGAGCGTTACAAAGGCATGATTACCGCCGGCGGCGGTAAGATCCACCGCGTTGAAGACTGGGGCCGCCGTCAACTGGCCTACATGATCAACAAGCTGGCCAAGGCCCACTATCTGTGCCTGAATATCGAAGCCGACCAGGCTGTGATGGCTGAACTGGAACACGCGTTCAAGTTCAACGACGCTGTGCTGCGCCAACTGACTGTGCAGAAGAAGAAGGCTGACACCGCTCCTTCGGCCATGATGAAGACCGTGGAACGCGAAGAAGCGCGCAAGGCCAACCAGGCTGAGCACGCCGCTGCAGAGCGTTAATCACACAGGAGGTGGAGAACCGCGTACTTGTCACCGCCGTCATCGCTGAAATCAAGATTTTGCGATACACGCCGGCTGGGCTACCTGCTGTAGATGTTGTGCTGGAGCACCGCTCCACCCAGACCGAAGCAGACCAACCCCGACAAGTCAATGCCGTGCTCAAGGCGATTGCCTTTGGTGCACTGGCAGAGCGAATCGCTCGGCAGGCTGTAGGGAGCACCTGGACATTCCAGGGCTTTTTGGCCACACCGCGCAACAGCAAATCGCTGGTTCTGCACATCCAGGATATTCAACAAGATACTTATTGAGAGGTCCGAAAATGGCCACGTTCAAGAAATTCAACAAAGACAAGCGCCCAAAGCGCAACACCCAGTCGCTGCTGTTCAAGCGCAAGCGTTTCTGCCGCTTCACCGTGGCTGGCGTCGAAGAAATCGACTACAAGGATGTCGACACCCTGCGTGACTTCGT encodes the following:
- the rpsF gene encoding 30S ribosomal protein S6, producing MRHYEIVLLIHPDQSEQVPAMLERYKGMITAGGGKIHRVEDWGRRQLAYMINKLAKAHYLCLNIEADQAVMAELEHAFKFNDAVLRQLTVQKKKADTAPSAMMKTVEREEARKANQAEHAAAER
- the rpsR gene encoding 30S ribosomal protein S18; the encoded protein is MATFKKFNKDKRPKRNTQSLLFKRKRFCRFTVAGVEEIDYKDVDTLRDFVAENGKIIPARLTGTRAIYQRQLNTAIKRARFLAMVPYSDQHKI
- the priB gene encoding primosomal replication protein N, which produces MENRVLVTAVIAEIKILRYTPAGLPAVDVVLEHRSTQTEADQPRQVNAVLKAIAFGALAERIARQAVGSTWTFQGFLATPRNSKSLVLHIQDIQQDTY